In the Geobacter sp. FeAm09 genome, one interval contains:
- a CDS encoding glycosyltransferase family 2 protein yields the protein MVPISPSRPKVAAVVVLYNPDGLVCDNIRSYLDQVDVVYAVDNSDYEAVHLAPLIAEKKVHYIPNGSNLGIAKALNIGAERAIQEEYDYLLTMDQDSSATADMVDALLGCLEPGEVSQVGIVSPFHLTDIDTPPVDKPYREEVLTAWTSGNLLNLNIYRVVGPYRDDFFIDFVDHEYCLRLQTHGYRVVQSNRAVLHHCIGTKLKKNKFLYLTLITSNHSCTRRYYITRNRFLVQKQYGKLFPGFLKTDRKRFFAELVNILFFERNRFRKYLMICRGYWDYLIGKMGRLTE from the coding sequence ATGGTTCCAATATCCCCAAGTCGCCCGAAAGTTGCCGCAGTAGTCGTGCTTTACAATCCCGATGGTTTGGTCTGTGACAATATCAGATCCTACCTCGATCAGGTTGATGTGGTATATGCTGTGGACAATTCCGATTATGAAGCGGTCCATCTTGCGCCACTTATAGCTGAGAAAAAAGTCCACTATATTCCCAATGGGAGTAACCTTGGGATTGCCAAGGCGCTTAATATAGGCGCGGAAAGAGCCATTCAGGAAGAGTACGATTATCTACTCACCATGGACCAAGATAGCTCGGCCACCGCCGACATGGTCGATGCCCTCTTGGGATGCCTTGAACCGGGCGAGGTGTCACAGGTGGGGATTGTGTCACCCTTTCATCTCACCGATATTGACACTCCACCTGTTGATAAGCCTTACCGTGAAGAGGTTCTGACTGCTTGGACCTCAGGGAATCTGCTGAATCTGAATATTTATCGGGTTGTCGGGCCCTACAGGGATGATTTTTTCATAGATTTTGTCGACCATGAATACTGCCTGAGGCTTCAAACCCATGGATACCGGGTGGTCCAGTCGAACCGTGCGGTGTTGCACCACTGTATAGGTACAAAACTGAAGAAAAACAAATTTCTTTACCTTACGCTAATTACTTCAAATCACTCCTGCACCAGACGTTACTACATAACAAGAAACAGGTTTTTGGTGCAGAAGCAGTATGGCAAACTCTTCCCCGGATTCTTGAAGACTGACAGAAAAAGGTTTTTTGCCGAATTGGTGAATATCTTGTTTTTCGAGCGTAATCGGTTCCGAAAATACCTGATGATATGCAGAGGGTATTGGGATTATTTGATCGGAAAGATGGGGAGACTGACCGAGTGA
- a CDS encoding glycosyltransferase family 2 protein: MCLISVIIVNWNGINLLRDCLDAVLSQDFSDFEVILVDNGSSDGSPELVQKNYPTVCLLRLEENRGFTGGNLAGLDQARGSFIALLNNDTRPEKRWLGALYRGMVNDNKIGISASKIIIDGTDMIDSVGDIFTTAFTGTKLGSLSCHRDFSTRMFVHGACAAAALYRREMMDEIGFLDDDFFFNHEDTDFNLRAWLSGWKCIYVPEAVVYHKVSASLGTLNDNSVYYFSRNNVWVWIKNVPSGCMFRYLHQRLIYELSSFAFFCFMKGKWVPYLRGKFDSMKKIPIMLNKRKAIQKNVKLSNYEIAAGLMPIAKYLKQRLKNIE, translated from the coding sequence ATGTGTTTAATCAGCGTAATAATTGTGAATTGGAACGGCATAAATTTGCTGAGAGACTGCCTTGATGCCGTCCTAAGTCAGGATTTTTCCGATTTTGAGGTTATACTGGTTGATAACGGCTCAAGTGATGGTTCGCCAGAGTTGGTACAGAAGAACTACCCAACGGTCTGTTTGTTGCGGCTTGAAGAAAATCGTGGTTTTACTGGTGGTAACCTAGCTGGCTTGGACCAGGCACGTGGCTCCTTCATTGCCCTTCTCAACAACGACACGCGGCCTGAAAAAAGATGGCTTGGTGCGCTTTACCGTGGCATGGTGAACGACAACAAAATAGGCATAAGCGCCTCGAAGATAATAATTGACGGTACCGACATGATAGACAGTGTCGGTGACATTTTTACGACCGCTTTCACTGGTACAAAGCTTGGAAGCCTTAGTTGCCACCGAGATTTTTCTACACGGATGTTTGTTCATGGTGCCTGCGCTGCTGCGGCTCTCTATCGCAGAGAGATGATGGATGAAATCGGTTTTCTTGATGACGATTTTTTTTTCAATCATGAAGACACTGACTTTAACCTCAGGGCTTGGCTGTCTGGCTGGAAATGTATTTATGTGCCAGAAGCCGTGGTATACCACAAAGTAAGCGCGTCGCTTGGAACTTTGAACGATAACAGTGTGTACTATTTTTCCCGTAACAATGTCTGGGTCTGGATCAAGAATGTCCCTTCTGGATGTATGTTTCGCTATCTTCACCAACGACTTATATATGAATTAAGTTCGTTCGCATTTTTTTGTTTTATGAAAGGAAAGTGGGTACCATATTTGAGAGGTAAGTTTGATTCTATGAAAAAAATACCGATAATGTTAAATAAACGCAAAGCAATACAAAAAAATGTCAAGTTATCCAATTATGAGATAGCTGCTGGTCTTATGCCGATAGCTAAGTATTTAAAACAGCGCCTTAAGAATATAGAATAA
- a CDS encoding glycosyltransferase family 9 protein, whose protein sequence is MVYMPPSSILLIRPGGIGDAVHLIPTISAIKSTYPDAAIDILAEKRNSAVFNLSHHVRHVFHYDKPLELFRALRTTYDVVIDTEQWHRLSAVVARMTRAPVSIGFATNERARLFTHAIAYSQDDCEIDSFYRLLAPLGIARAEVPALFLAVPPKAAEKANMLLEGGGGRAFVTLFPGASIPERRWGAEKFRNLADMLAAVGLAVVVVGGGEDQEQGEMIVAGGTGLNLAGRTSLSETAAVIQKSALLVSGDSGVLHIAVGLGVPTVSLFGPGRARKWAPQGERHLVLNKKLPCSPCTTFGTTPPCPIAAKCMADITVDEVGNAVTVLLTATGGLPSFCCKKEWLEGAGRPKP, encoded by the coding sequence ATGGTTTACATGCCTCCCTCCTCCATCCTCCTCATCCGCCCCGGCGGCATCGGCGACGCCGTACATCTTATCCCCACCATAAGCGCCATCAAGTCAACATACCCGGATGCGGCCATCGATATTCTTGCCGAAAAGCGTAATAGTGCCGTATTCAATCTCTCTCACCATGTCCGCCATGTCTTCCACTACGACAAACCGCTTGAGCTGTTCCGCGCCCTGCGGACCACCTACGATGTGGTCATCGATACGGAACAGTGGCACCGCCTGTCGGCCGTTGTGGCCCGCATGACTCGTGCGCCCGTATCGATCGGCTTTGCCACCAACGAGCGGGCGCGTTTGTTTACCCACGCAATAGCCTATTCCCAGGACGATTGTGAAATCGACAGCTTTTACCGGCTGCTTGCGCCGTTGGGTATCGCAAGGGCAGAGGTCCCTGCGCTCTTTCTCGCTGTCCCCCCCAAAGCGGCTGAAAAAGCGAATATGCTTCTGGAAGGGGGTGGGGGGAGGGCCTTCGTAACGCTCTTTCCCGGCGCCAGCATCCCGGAACGGCGCTGGGGGGCTGAGAAATTCAGAAATCTTGCTGATATGCTGGCTGCCGTGGGGTTGGCGGTTGTCGTTGTCGGGGGTGGGGAAGATCAGGAACAGGGAGAGATGATCGTTGCCGGTGGCACGGGGCTGAACCTGGCGGGTCGGACCTCGTTGTCCGAAACCGCGGCGGTTATTCAGAAAAGTGCCCTGTTGGTGAGCGGCGATTCCGGCGTGCTGCATATCGCCGTGGGGCTGGGGGTACCGACCGTATCGCTGTTCGGGCCGGGGAGGGCGAGGAAGTGGGCGCCCCAGGGAGAACGCCATCTGGTGCTCAACAAGAAGTTGCCCTGTTCGCCCTGCACGACCTTCGGCACTACGCCCCCGTGCCCCATCGCTGCCAAGTGCATGGCCGACATAACGGTCGATGAGGTCGGTAACGCCGTGACCGTCCTGCTGACTGCCACCGGAGGGCTTCCTTCCTTCTGCTGCAAGAAGGAGTGGCTCGAAGGCGCTGGACGCCCTAAGCCGTGA
- the rfbB gene encoding dTDP-glucose 4,6-dehydratase has protein sequence MPFKPTSILVTGGAGFIGSNFIHSFVAANPGCAVTNLDCLTYAGNLKNLTAVEDNPRYRFIKGDVCDAALVAAILKERAVDAVVHFAAESHVDRSISGPEIFVRTNVLGTQVLLEESRRHWQSGAVPDFRYLQISTDEVYGSLGETGYFTEQTPLAANSPYSASKAGADLLVRAYHETYGMPTLNTRCSNNYGPYHFPEKLIPLMIHNIITRKPLPVYGDGLNVRDWLHVRDHAVAVETVLKQAAPGSVYNIGGNNEWKNIDIVHLVCDLLDARLGRAAGENRSLVAFVKDRPGHDRRYAIDASRLKRDLGWEPAYTFEQGIAETIDWYLAHQEWVAEVTSGSYRDYYTQQYGSKQ, from the coding sequence ATGCCATTCAAGCCCACATCCATTCTCGTGACCGGAGGCGCCGGCTTCATCGGCTCCAACTTCATCCATTCCTTCGTCGCCGCCAACCCCGGCTGCGCCGTGACCAATCTGGATTGCCTGACCTACGCGGGCAACCTGAAAAACCTGACCGCGGTGGAGGACAACCCCCGCTACCGCTTCATCAAGGGGGACGTCTGCGATGCCGCGCTGGTGGCAGCCATCCTGAAGGAACGGGCGGTCGATGCCGTCGTCCATTTTGCCGCCGAATCCCACGTGGACCGTTCCATCAGCGGCCCCGAGATCTTCGTGCGTACCAACGTGCTGGGGACGCAGGTCCTGCTGGAGGAGAGCCGCCGGCACTGGCAGTCCGGGGCGGTGCCCGATTTCCGCTATCTTCAGATATCCACGGACGAGGTCTACGGTTCCTTGGGGGAAACCGGCTATTTCACCGAGCAGACCCCCCTGGCCGCCAACTCTCCTTATTCGGCCAGCAAGGCCGGGGCGGACCTCCTGGTGCGGGCCTACCACGAAACCTACGGCATGCCGACCCTCAACACCCGCTGCTCCAACAACTATGGCCCCTACCATTTCCCCGAAAAACTGATTCCGCTCATGATCCACAACATCATCACCCGCAAACCGCTGCCGGTCTACGGCGACGGCCTCAACGTGCGCGACTGGCTCCATGTGCGGGACCACGCCGTGGCGGTGGAAACGGTCCTGAAACAGGCCGCGCCCGGCTCGGTCTATAATATCGGCGGCAACAACGAGTGGAAGAACATCGATATCGTCCATCTGGTCTGCGACTTGCTGGATGCCCGGCTGGGGCGCGCCGCCGGCGAGAATCGCAGCCTGGTCGCCTTTGTCAAGGACCGTCCCGGCCACGACCGCCGCTATGCCATCGACGCATCCAGGCTGAAGCGCGATCTGGGCTGGGAGCCTGCCTATACCTTCGAACAGGGGATCGCCGAAACCATCGACTGGTACCTGGCCCATCAGGAGTGGGTGGCCGAGGTCACTTCCGGCTCGTACCGCGACTATTACACGCAGCAATACGGGAGCAAACAATGA
- the rfbD gene encoding dTDP-4-dehydrorhamnose reductase: MILVVGANGMLGRDLLPLLGDRGRGVDIDGIDITSLESVERVLTAVRPSVVVNCAAYTDVDGCESNQETAMQVNGEGVAHLAMASRMIGACLVQISTDYVFDGGKGTPYLEDDAPNPLNVYGESKLAGEMNAAVNPDHLIVRTQWLYGHHGKNFVETMLRLGAERQELSVVDDQVGSPTWTVDLAHAVVALMEKGCRGVYHAANGGYCSWNDFARAIFQEAGMAVTVTAMTTEQLNRPARRPLHSPLDCGKLARDGGYRPQPWREALRSYLRLRK, encoded by the coding sequence ATGATTCTGGTGGTTGGAGCCAACGGCATGCTGGGCCGGGATTTGCTCCCCCTGCTCGGCGACCGGGGACGAGGGGTGGATATCGACGGGATCGACATTACCTCCCTGGAGTCCGTCGAGCGCGTTCTCACGGCGGTGCGCCCGTCGGTGGTGGTCAATTGCGCCGCCTACACCGATGTGGATGGTTGCGAGAGCAACCAGGAAACCGCCATGCAGGTCAATGGGGAAGGGGTGGCCCATCTGGCCATGGCGAGCCGCATGATTGGAGCGTGCCTGGTCCAGATCAGTACCGATTATGTCTTTGACGGCGGCAAGGGGACACCCTACCTGGAGGACGACGCCCCCAACCCGCTCAACGTCTATGGCGAGTCCAAGCTGGCCGGCGAGATGAACGCGGCCGTCAACCCCGACCACCTGATCGTCCGCACCCAGTGGCTCTACGGCCACCACGGCAAAAACTTCGTCGAAACCATGCTGCGCCTCGGCGCCGAGCGTCAGGAACTCTCGGTGGTGGACGACCAGGTCGGTTCGCCCACCTGGACCGTGGACTTGGCACACGCCGTCGTGGCCCTGATGGAAAAGGGGTGCCGGGGCGTGTACCACGCCGCCAACGGAGGGTATTGCTCGTGGAACGATTTTGCCCGCGCCATCTTCCAGGAGGCCGGCATGGCGGTAACGGTCACCGCCATGACCACCGAGCAATTGAACCGCCCGGCGAGACGCCCGCTCCATTCGCCGCTCGACTGCGGCAAGCTGGCGCGTGACGGCGGCTATCGGCCGCAGCCGTGGCGGGAGGCACTGCGGTCCTATTTGAGGTTGAGGAAATAA
- a CDS encoding cupin domain-containing protein: MERGERPWGSYVVLDENTSYKIKRIEVKPGERLSLQKHHHRSEHWIVVSGIAKVTCGDDVLFVNVNESTFIPIGKNHRLENPGKIPLVVIEVQSGEYLGEDDIVRFDDDYNRCSVPDAS, encoded by the coding sequence ATGGAACGGGGAGAGCGCCCTTGGGGTTCTTACGTCGTATTGGACGAGAACACCAGCTACAAGATCAAGCGCATCGAGGTCAAGCCGGGAGAGCGGCTGTCGTTGCAGAAGCACCATCACCGCAGCGAGCACTGGATCGTCGTGTCCGGCATTGCCAAGGTCACCTGCGGCGACGACGTGCTTTTTGTCAATGTCAATGAATCCACCTTTATCCCCATCGGGAAGAACCACCGCCTGGAAAACCCCGGAAAGATCCCCTTGGTCGTCATCGAGGTGCAGAGCGGCGAGTACCTGGGTGAAGACGATATCGTCCGTTTCGACGATGATTACAATCGTTGTTCTGTGCCCGATGCGTCTTAA
- a CDS encoding mannose-1-phosphate guanylyltransferase, producing MYIVILAGGSGTRFWPLSRAARPKQLISITGDRTMLQRTVERVLPLHPKRILVITNQIQAEETEQQLSGYRDVPIDVIAEPSARNTAPAIGLAAAVIAAHDPAGIMAVLPADHFIKDEESLRATLVHAGHAARNGYLVTLGIMPSRPETGYGYIEADLELRGDGPFPVRRFVEKPPLEQAVRYLEEGNFFWNSGMFLWRCDTILSEIAFYLPDLGRALSGISFTGDVWEISDLAAQIKAMYDSIDGVSIDYAVMEKSSKVQVVPVEMGWSDVGSWSALPEVVAPDASGTVCINAAGHIAIDSTDCLIYADGRVVATVGVKGLVVVSTPDALLVCDRERAQDVKKVVERLAERGLASCL from the coding sequence GTGTATATCGTGATCCTTGCCGGCGGTTCCGGCACCCGTTTCTGGCCCCTGTCCCGGGCTGCGCGTCCCAAACAGCTCATCTCCATCACCGGGGACAGGACCATGCTCCAGCGGACGGTGGAACGGGTGCTGCCGCTCCATCCCAAACGCATCCTGGTGATCACCAACCAGATCCAGGCCGAAGAAACCGAACAGCAGCTCTCCGGCTACCGGGACGTGCCCATCGATGTCATCGCCGAACCGTCCGCCCGGAATACCGCCCCGGCCATCGGCCTGGCCGCCGCCGTCATCGCCGCCCACGACCCGGCCGGGATCATGGCGGTCCTGCCTGCGGACCATTTCATCAAGGACGAGGAGAGCCTCCGGGCAACCCTGGTCCATGCCGGCCATGCGGCGCGCAACGGCTATCTGGTGACCCTGGGCATCATGCCGTCCCGTCCCGAAACCGGCTACGGCTATATCGAGGCCGATCTGGAACTGCGCGGCGACGGGCCGTTCCCGGTGCGCCGTTTCGTGGAAAAGCCTCCCCTGGAACAGGCGGTCCGCTACCTGGAAGAGGGAAATTTCTTCTGGAACAGCGGGATGTTCCTCTGGCGCTGCGATACGATCTTAAGTGAGATAGCCTTCTATCTGCCCGACCTGGGGCGGGCCCTGTCGGGGATCTCGTTCACCGGCGATGTCTGGGAGATTTCCGATCTGGCGGCGCAGATCAAGGCGATGTACGATTCGATAGACGGCGTTTCCATCGATTACGCCGTTATGGAAAAATCGTCCAAGGTGCAGGTGGTGCCGGTGGAAATGGGGTGGAGCGATGTGGGGAGCTGGAGCGCGCTGCCCGAGGTGGTGGCCCCGGACGCCTCGGGTACGGTCTGCATCAACGCCGCCGGTCACATCGCGATTGATTCGACCGATTGCCTGATCTACGCCGACGGCCGGGTGGTGGCCACGGTCGGGGTCAAGGGGCTCGTGGTGGTTTCGACTCCCGATGCCCTGCTGGTGTGCGACCGTGAACGGGCTCAGGACGTGAAAAAGGTCGTCGAGCGCCTGGCGGAACGGGGGCTTGCGTCCTGCCTGTAG